The following coding sequences are from one Sphingobium sp. Cam5-1 window:
- a CDS encoding glycosyltransferase family 4 protein: MADALRRPPRLLHVHGSFSLGGKEARAVRLMNLWGNRASHTIVSAAPEAMGARSAIAPEIDVSFPDPPLLTGRPGPRRFRALGRFMSSFDLVLTYNWGAMDAVMAHRFCSSFLPMPPLIHHEDGFNIEEADRLKTGRNFYRRLALQRAQAVVVPSIRLNQIARTMWHQPARKVHLIRNGIDVAQYLQPVPRAIPGLVRSPGKLLVGTLAGLRPVKNIPRLVRAVAPHRDKLQLVVIGEGPERDPIMAEAARHGLYDICMPGFLPNPSRFMGLLDIFALSSDSEQFPISLVEAMAARLPVASTDVGDVAQMVAPENQPFIASDEAALSDALGRLVASSELRNRLGDANLHRAQRDFEEATMVDAYASLYGQVLSSPHILR, encoded by the coding sequence ATGGCTGACGCTCTTCGGCGGCCGCCCCGCCTTCTTCATGTTCACGGCAGCTTTTCCCTTGGGGGCAAGGAAGCGCGCGCCGTCCGCCTGATGAACCTGTGGGGCAACCGCGCCAGCCACACGATCGTCAGTGCAGCGCCCGAAGCAATGGGCGCCCGGTCGGCGATCGCGCCGGAAATCGATGTGAGCTTCCCCGATCCTCCGCTGCTAACCGGCCGCCCTGGCCCACGGCGCTTCCGGGCACTGGGACGCTTCATGTCCAGCTTTGACCTCGTTCTCACCTATAATTGGGGCGCGATGGATGCCGTCATGGCCCATCGTTTCTGCTCATCCTTTCTCCCGATGCCGCCGCTCATCCATCATGAGGATGGCTTCAACATCGAGGAGGCTGATCGCCTCAAGACAGGGCGCAACTTCTACCGTCGGCTGGCGCTCCAGCGCGCCCAAGCCGTGGTCGTGCCGTCCATCCGGCTCAATCAGATTGCCCGAACGATGTGGCATCAGCCTGCGCGAAAAGTTCATCTGATCCGCAACGGGATCGACGTCGCACAATATCTCCAACCCGTTCCCCGAGCCATTCCAGGGCTGGTGCGCTCACCGGGCAAGCTGCTTGTCGGCACGCTGGCCGGTTTGCGCCCGGTGAAGAATATCCCCCGGCTGGTCCGCGCCGTCGCGCCGCACCGTGATAAGCTGCAACTGGTGGTCATCGGAGAAGGGCCTGAGCGCGACCCGATCATGGCGGAGGCGGCGCGGCACGGGCTTTACGACATCTGCATGCCAGGGTTCCTGCCCAATCCTTCGCGTTTCATGGGCTTGCTCGACATCTTCGCGCTTTCCTCGGACAGTGAACAATTCCCCATCTCGCTGGTGGAAGCGATGGCCGCGCGCCTGCCGGTGGCGTCAACCGACGTGGGAGACGTCGCTCAGATGGTCGCCCCGGAAAACCAGCCGTTCATAGCCTCTGATGAGGCGGCACTGTCCGACGCGCTAGGGCGGCTGGTCGCAAGTTCCGAGCTTCGCAACCGCCTGGGTGACGCGAACCTGCACCGGGCGCAACGCGATTTCGAAGAGGCTACGATGGTGGACGCTTATGCGTCGCTTTATGGACAGGTACTATCCAGCCCCCATATTTTGCGGTAG
- a CDS encoding alpha/beta fold hydrolase, which produces MTSFTDGYWWSPDGLRLHYRDYGGGEDGRPPLLCLPGLTRNARDFEPLADRLVGDWRLICPDMRGRAESAQAKDPMTYVPLTYLQDISRLLADLAITRFVAIGTSLGGLITMLIAATHREWLAGALLNDVGPKLEQAGLDRIRTYVGVGQSHQSWVQAARALEEANRDIYPRYGLEQWLAMAKRLYRLNSGGRVVLDYDMRIAEPLRLAGGEAGVDLWPVMSSFHGIPSLILRGERSDVISASTAERMQADMGSSAELVTVPDVGHAPILDEPEAAAAIDRLLARVLHG; this is translated from the coding sequence TTGACCAGCTTCACCGACGGCTATTGGTGGTCTCCCGATGGCCTCAGGCTCCATTATCGCGATTATGGCGGCGGTGAAGACGGTCGCCCGCCGTTGCTCTGCCTGCCGGGACTGACCCGCAACGCGCGCGATTTCGAACCGTTGGCCGATCGTCTGGTGGGGGATTGGCGCCTGATTTGCCCCGATATGCGCGGCCGGGCCGAAAGCGCTCAGGCCAAGGACCCGATGACCTATGTCCCGCTGACCTATTTGCAGGACATCAGCCGTCTGTTGGCCGACCTCGCCATCACCCGCTTCGTCGCGATCGGCACCTCGCTCGGCGGACTCATCACCATGTTGATCGCCGCGACTCACCGCGAATGGCTGGCCGGTGCGCTTTTGAACGACGTGGGGCCGAAGCTCGAGCAGGCGGGCCTGGACCGCATCCGTACCTATGTGGGCGTTGGCCAATCGCACCAAAGCTGGGTTCAGGCCGCTCGCGCCCTCGAAGAGGCGAACCGCGACATCTATCCCCGCTATGGTCTCGAACAATGGCTAGCCATGGCCAAACGCCTGTACCGCCTCAACAGCGGAGGCCGCGTCGTGCTGGACTACGACATGCGTATAGCCGAACCCCTCCGCTTGGCCGGAGGTGAGGCCGGGGTCGACCTATGGCCGGTAATGTCTTCCTTCCATGGCATTCCTTCACTGATCCTGCGCGGTGAACGCTCCGATGTTATCAGCGCCTCAACAGCCGAACGCATGCAGGCAGATATGGGCTCGAGCGCTGAACTGGTGACCGTTCCCGACGTCGGCCACGCGCCTATCCTGGACGAGCCGGAAGCCGCCGCCGCCATCGACCGACTTCTCGCCCGAGTCCTGCATGGCTGA
- a CDS encoding protein adenylyltransferase SelO family protein: protein MDKSSQANRYNPAKEIFGLQPDFADVVAPADFPQTILRYRNDRAAASVGLETLSDDEWIRHFGRFDALPGNLPQPLALRYHGHQFRAYNPDIGDGRGFLFAQLRDNGGRLLDLGTKGSGQTPYSRFGDGRLTLKGGVREILATEMLEALGVNTSKTFSLIETGEALERNDEPSPTRAAVMVRLSHSHIRIGSFQRAAYFDDKPLLERLTDYSLRTLYDEEPGNNAPAQLLGRVVERTADLAASYMVAGFVHGVLNSDNINVTGESFDYGPWRFTPLWEPGFTAAYFDHAGLYAFGRQAEAIHWDVAQLAVSLRPLVEAEPLIEQLERFPELFGQAMMRRFCWRLGVVPSGDANAMIQAAVSGMAASGTPIDRFFHDWRGGEPRDGADYSGETWAAFREAVAGLAASGGRKHDYWSDATPCSMHIDEVEAIWNAIAERDDWSLLHEKVAAVRRVGEAMGDGLRR from the coding sequence ATGGACAAATCCTCGCAAGCAAACAGATACAATCCGGCAAAGGAAATCTTCGGATTACAGCCGGATTTCGCCGATGTGGTCGCCCCCGCCGACTTCCCACAGACGATTTTACGATACCGTAACGACCGGGCCGCAGCCAGCGTGGGGTTGGAAACGCTGAGCGATGACGAGTGGATTCGTCATTTCGGGCGATTCGACGCCCTTCCTGGCAACCTGCCGCAGCCCTTGGCGCTGCGTTATCATGGGCATCAGTTCCGGGCCTACAATCCCGACATAGGTGACGGCCGGGGTTTCCTGTTCGCGCAGTTGCGCGACAATGGGGGACGGCTTCTGGATCTGGGGACGAAGGGATCGGGCCAGACGCCCTACAGCCGCTTTGGCGATGGCCGCCTGACGCTGAAAGGTGGGGTTCGCGAGATATTGGCGACCGAAATGCTGGAGGCGCTTGGCGTCAACACGTCAAAGACCTTCTCCCTGATCGAGACTGGCGAGGCGCTGGAGCGCAATGACGAACCCTCCCCCACCCGCGCCGCGGTGATGGTGCGCCTCAGCCATTCGCACATCCGCATCGGGTCATTCCAGCGCGCCGCCTATTTCGACGACAAGCCCCTGTTGGAACGGCTGACCGATTATTCGCTGCGGACGCTTTATGACGAGGAGCCGGGGAATAACGCGCCCGCGCAATTGCTGGGCCGTGTGGTCGAACGGACGGCCGATCTGGCGGCGAGCTATATGGTCGCGGGGTTCGTGCATGGCGTGCTGAACAGCGACAATATCAATGTGACGGGCGAGAGCTTCGATTATGGCCCGTGGCGTTTCACGCCGCTGTGGGAGCCGGGCTTTACAGCGGCCTATTTCGATCATGCCGGACTTTATGCCTTCGGGCGTCAGGCTGAAGCGATCCATTGGGACGTGGCGCAGCTGGCTGTTTCGCTGAGGCCCCTGGTCGAAGCCGAACCCCTGATTGAGCAGTTGGAGCGATTTCCGGAACTGTTCGGACAGGCGATGATGCGTCGCTTCTGCTGGCGGCTGGGCGTCGTGCCTTCAGGCGATGCGAACGCCATGATTCAGGCGGCAGTCAGTGGCATGGCTGCAAGCGGGACGCCGATCGATCGCTTCTTCCATGACTGGCGCGGTGGCGAGCCGCGTGACGGGGCGGATTATTCCGGTGAAACTTGGGCGGCGTTCCGTGAGGCTGTCGCCGGATTGGCGGCAAGTGGCGGCAGGAAGCATGACTATTGGAGCGATGCGACGCCCTGTTCGATGCATATCGACGAGGTCGAGGCGATCTGGAACGCGATTGCCGAGCGGGATGATTGGTCGCTGTTGCACGAGAAAGTGGCGGCGGTTCGGCGGGTGGGTGAGGCCATGGGGGATGGGTTGAGGCGTTAG
- the astD gene encoding succinylglutamate-semialdehyde dehydrogenase — MSATLTSIEPATGALLWQGTASDVEAEVARVRAAWPSWAAQPISYRVETLRRFVNVVRANEEALADLIARETGKPLWDARTEVTAVMNKVDISVAAYSERTGQRRLESAMGARQSVRHKPHGVMAVLGPYNFPAHLPNGHIIPALLAGNGVLFKPSEKTPAVAEMLVRFYHEAGVPQDVVRLVLGGPDEGKALAAHADVNGILFTGSASTGLAINRQFASNPGKILALEMGGNNPIVVWDTGDIASAAVLVVQSAFLSSGQRCTAASRLIVKEELADLLIGEVKKIADRLIVDHPHADPAPFMGPVIDNHAADQLTESFLYLMSHGGRPVKHLVRLSEDRPFLSPAIIDVTAMTERPDVELFGPLLQVIRVPDFPAAIAEANNSRYGLSASLIGGSPEQYNQFWANIRAGIVNWNRPTNGASSSAPFGGLGISGNHRPSAFYAADYCAYPVSSAEIEQPRASIGIGLKEVDVSGMGD; from the coding sequence ATGTCCGCGACGCTGACTTCGATTGAACCCGCCACTGGCGCACTATTATGGCAGGGGACTGCCAGCGATGTAGAGGCGGAGGTCGCAAGAGTCAGGGCGGCTTGGCCATCCTGGGCTGCACAACCGATTTCCTATCGCGTCGAGACGCTTCGTCGCTTCGTCAATGTCGTGCGCGCCAATGAAGAGGCGTTGGCCGACCTGATCGCGCGGGAAACGGGAAAACCGCTTTGGGACGCAAGAACCGAAGTCACGGCCGTGATGAACAAAGTCGACATTTCGGTGGCCGCCTATTCGGAGCGGACGGGGCAACGGCGACTGGAATCGGCGATGGGCGCGCGCCAGTCGGTGCGGCACAAACCACATGGCGTCATGGCGGTTCTAGGTCCCTATAATTTTCCCGCTCATCTGCCCAATGGCCATATCATTCCTGCCCTGCTGGCCGGGAATGGCGTGTTGTTCAAACCGTCCGAAAAGACGCCAGCGGTGGCAGAGATGCTCGTGCGCTTCTACCATGAGGCAGGCGTGCCGCAGGATGTGGTGCGGTTGGTGCTGGGCGGGCCGGATGAGGGTAAGGCGCTTGCAGCCCATGCCGACGTGAACGGCATTCTATTTACCGGTTCGGCATCGACGGGGCTGGCGATCAATCGGCAGTTCGCCAGTAATCCAGGCAAGATATTGGCGCTGGAAATGGGCGGGAATAATCCAATCGTCGTCTGGGATACGGGCGATATCGCCAGCGCCGCAGTCCTGGTGGTGCAATCGGCTTTCCTGTCTAGCGGCCAGCGCTGCACGGCCGCGAGCCGGTTGATTGTCAAGGAAGAGCTGGCCGACCTATTGATCGGAGAAGTCAAGAAGATCGCCGACCGGCTGATCGTCGATCACCCGCATGCCGACCCTGCCCCCTTCATGGGGCCGGTGATCGACAATCATGCGGCGGACCAGCTGACCGAGAGCTTCCTTTATCTGATGAGCCATGGCGGGCGGCCGGTAAAGCATCTGGTCCGCCTATCGGAAGACAGGCCCTTCTTGAGTCCAGCGATCATCGACGTGACTGCGATGACGGAACGGCCCGACGTGGAACTATTCGGGCCGTTGCTACAGGTAATCCGCGTTCCCGATTTCCCAGCAGCGATCGCGGAGGCGAACAATAGCCGTTACGGGCTGTCGGCTTCGCTGATCGGCGGCTCGCCCGAGCAATATAATCAATTTTGGGCGAATATCCGGGCAGGCATCGTCAACTGGAACCGGCCGACCAACGGCGCTTCGTCCTCCGCGCCGTTCGGAGGCCTGGGCATTTCGGGCAATCATCGGCCGAGCGCTTTTTATGCGGCGGATTATTGCGCCTATCCGGTTTCATCGGCGGAAATCGAGCAGCCACGGGCTTCGATCGGGATTGGGCTGAAGGAAGTGGATGTCAGTGGCATGGGGGATTGA
- a CDS encoding phosphoadenylyl-sulfate reductase, with the protein MAEPARQLDVIDARPAFTQADADALNARFEGVDALTMLKTVFAEGLAGKVAVVSSFGTESAVLLDLVARADKSVPVIFVDTLKMFAETLNYRDTLINRMGFADSRSVTPSAEVLAKKDETGLRWSYDPDGCCDIRKVEPMQRAKEGLDAWISGRKAFQSTTRQNMPRFEVEDGRLKINPLGDWTKDDLEAYFAEHDLPRHPLEAQGYLSVGCEPCTSKVLPGEDPRAGRWRGWDKVECGIHSPVTPIPAPVVDPEDPANQPVF; encoded by the coding sequence ATGGCTGAACCTGCCCGCCAGCTTGACGTAATCGACGCCCGGCCTGCCTTCACGCAGGCCGACGCGGACGCTCTGAACGCGCGTTTCGAGGGCGTGGACGCATTGACGATGCTCAAGACCGTCTTTGCCGAAGGTCTGGCAGGCAAGGTGGCGGTTGTGTCTTCCTTCGGCACGGAAAGCGCCGTGCTGCTGGATCTGGTGGCGCGGGCGGACAAGAGCGTGCCGGTGATCTTCGTCGATACGCTCAAGATGTTCGCGGAGACGCTGAACTATCGCGATACGCTCATCAACCGGATGGGGTTTGCCGACAGCCGATCGGTCACGCCCAGTGCGGAAGTGCTGGCGAAAAAGGACGAGACGGGCCTGCGCTGGTCCTATGATCCTGATGGATGCTGCGACATCCGCAAGGTCGAGCCGATGCAGCGCGCCAAGGAGGGGCTGGACGCGTGGATTTCCGGCCGCAAGGCGTTTCAGTCCACCACGCGCCAGAACATGCCTCGTTTCGAAGTGGAAGACGGCCGCCTGAAGATCAATCCGCTCGGCGATTGGACGAAGGACGATCTGGAAGCCTATTTCGCCGAGCATGACCTGCCGCGCCATCCTCTGGAGGCGCAGGGCTATCTGTCGGTGGGTTGCGAACCGTGCACATCGAAGGTGCTGCCGGGCGAAGACCCGCGCGCAGGACGCTGGCGCGGTTGGGATAAGGTGGAATGCGGCATTCACTCGCCTGTGACGCCTATCCCGGCACCCGTGGTTGATCCGGAAGATCCGGCTAATCAGCCTGTGTTCTGA
- a CDS encoding DUF934 domain-containing protein, with protein sequence MTEFLSFRDGEAAQEPAVTVESFTGQSNSTAVRIEAGEDARELLPYLDRLSLVEVNFPAYGDGRGYSAARILREAGYQGELRAVGDVLVDQINAMRRCGFDSFRPDKALDDAAVDRALNRYADVYQKTVDGRSPVWAKRHPESIYG encoded by the coding sequence ATGACTGAGTTTCTTTCCTTCCGCGACGGTGAAGCCGCACAGGAACCCGCCGTCACGGTCGAATCCTTCACCGGCCAGTCCAATTCGACCGCAGTGCGGATCGAGGCGGGTGAGGATGCGCGCGAGTTGCTGCCCTATCTCGACCGGCTATCGCTGGTTGAGGTGAACTTCCCCGCCTATGGCGACGGGCGCGGCTATTCGGCCGCTCGTATCTTACGCGAAGCTGGTTATCAGGGTGAACTGCGCGCGGTGGGCGATGTGCTGGTCGATCAGATCAACGCGATGCGCCGCTGCGGCTTCGACAGCTTCCGCCCCGACAAGGCGCTCGACGATGCCGCAGTCGATCGCGCCCTTAATCGCTATGCCGACGTCTATCAAAAGACCGTCGATGGCCGCAGCCCGGTTTGGGCGAAGCGGCACCCGGAGAGTATATATGGCTGA
- a CDS encoding RidA family protein, with protein MAKRDIVTLDQAHALYEAHGYSAAVRSGRFLFVSGQVGAQADGSPVEDIAGQIDLAFRNLDAVLKAAGCTFDDIVDVTSFNTDPETQFGAVMEAKARYFNNRPYPNWTAVGVSWLAGFQFEIKVIARIPENADHD; from the coding sequence ATGGCTAAGCGCGACATCGTCACGCTGGATCAGGCGCATGCCCTATATGAAGCGCATGGCTATTCCGCAGCCGTTCGCTCCGGCCGCTTCCTGTTCGTCTCCGGCCAAGTCGGCGCGCAGGCGGACGGATCGCCGGTGGAGGACATCGCCGGTCAGATCGATCTCGCCTTCCGCAATCTGGATGCGGTGTTGAAGGCGGCCGGTTGCACCTTCGACGACATCGTCGATGTCACTAGCTTCAACACTGATCCGGAAACACAGTTCGGGGCAGTGATGGAGGCGAAGGCCCGATATTTCAACAACCGGCCCTACCCCAACTGGACTGCGGTCGGCGTTAGTTGGCTTGCCGGGTTTCAATTCGAAATCAAGGTTATTGCGCGCATTCCGGAGAACGCGGATCATGACTGA
- a CDS encoding nitrite/sulfite reductase, with protein sequence MYRYDSYDQSIVDARVEEFRDQVQRRLAGQLTEDQFKPLRLMNGLYLQLHAYMLRVAIPYGTLNARQMRKLGEIARKYDKGYGHFTTRTNLQYNWIKLADAPDILAELATVEMHAIQTSGNCIRNISSDQYAGVAADEVTDPRPWAELLRQWSTFHPEFTYLPRKFKIAVIASEEDRAAMRLHDIGLKLVSRDGQIGAEVYAGGGMGRTPMVAPLINEFVTEDEIVPYLEACLRVYNRYGRRDNKYKARIKILVHELGVDEYKRQVEEEFAHMRELGLNPPREELDRIRPFFANPAYEQGLSDEIDRSDPAFALWVDRQVAAHKQPGYAIVNISLKPRGGIPGDASAEQIELVADLAERYSLDELRVTHAQNLVLPHVKKADLYAIWQKLDEAGLAEANLDLIGDIIACPGLDYCSLANARSIPLAQKLSERFADAGRQKELGELKVKISGCINACGHHHAGHIGVLGVDRKGVENFQLSLGGSGAQDAAVGQITGPGFSEDGVVDAIEKVTDLYLAERQEGERFLDTYRRLGMKPFKEAIYG encoded by the coding sequence ATGTATCGTTATGACAGCTACGACCAGTCCATCGTGGACGCCCGCGTCGAGGAATTTCGCGATCAGGTGCAGCGTCGCCTGGCTGGGCAGCTGACCGAAGACCAGTTCAAGCCGCTGCGGCTGATGAACGGCCTCTATCTTCAGCTGCACGCCTATATGCTGCGCGTCGCCATTCCTTATGGCACTTTGAATGCGCGCCAGATGCGCAAGCTGGGCGAGATCGCGCGCAAATATGACAAGGGCTATGGCCACTTCACCACGCGCACGAACCTGCAATATAATTGGATCAAGCTGGCCGACGCGCCCGACATTCTGGCCGAGCTGGCTACAGTCGAGATGCATGCCATCCAGACCAGCGGCAATTGCATCCGCAACATCTCGTCCGACCAATATGCTGGCGTTGCCGCCGATGAAGTGACGGACCCCCGTCCCTGGGCCGAACTGCTCCGTCAATGGTCGACGTTCCATCCCGAGTTCACCTATCTGCCACGCAAGTTCAAGATCGCGGTGATTGCGTCGGAAGAGGACCGCGCGGCGATGCGGCTGCACGATATTGGCCTGAAGCTGGTGTCACGCGATGGGCAGATCGGTGCGGAAGTCTACGCCGGCGGCGGCATGGGCCGCACGCCGATGGTTGCGCCTCTTATCAATGAGTTCGTGACCGAAGATGAGATCGTGCCTTATCTCGAAGCGTGCCTGCGCGTCTACAATCGCTACGGCCGCCGCGACAACAAGTATAAGGCGCGGATCAAGATCCTGGTCCATGAGCTGGGCGTCGACGAATATAAGCGGCAGGTCGAGGAAGAGTTCGCGCATATGCGGGAACTGGGCCTCAACCCGCCACGCGAGGAGCTGGACCGCATCCGACCCTTCTTCGCCAACCCCGCTTATGAACAGGGCCTCAGCGACGAGATCGACCGTAGCGACCCGGCCTTCGCCCTGTGGGTGGACCGGCAGGTCGCGGCGCACAAGCAGCCGGGCTATGCGATCGTCAACATCAGCCTGAAGCCGCGCGGCGGTATTCCGGGCGATGCTTCGGCCGAGCAGATTGAGTTGGTGGCGGATCTCGCGGAACGCTATTCGCTGGACGAACTGCGCGTCACCCATGCGCAGAACCTTGTCCTGCCGCATGTGAAGAAGGCGGACCTTTATGCTATCTGGCAGAAGCTGGACGAGGCTGGGCTGGCAGAGGCCAATCTGGACCTGATCGGCGACATCATCGCTTGCCCGGGCCTGGATTATTGCAGCCTTGCCAATGCGCGGTCGATCCCGCTGGCGCAGAAGCTTTCGGAACGGTTTGCGGACGCAGGCCGCCAGAAGGAACTGGGCGAGCTTAAGGTCAAGATTTCCGGCTGCATCAATGCCTGCGGGCATCACCATGCCGGGCATATCGGCGTGCTGGGCGTGGACCGTAAAGGCGTGGAGAATTTCCAGCTCTCGCTCGGTGGTTCGGGTGCGCAGGATGCTGCCGTCGGCCAGATTACGGGGCCGGGCTTCTCGGAGGATGGCGTCGTGGATGCCATTGAGAAGGTCACCGACCTCTATCTCGCTGAACGTCAGGAAGGCGAGCGCTTCCTCGACACCTATCGCCGTCTTGGCATGAAGCCCTTCAAGGAGGCGATCTATGGCTAA
- a CDS encoding DUF2849 domain-containing protein, protein MKILTGNDLGTGDVIWWAGDGWSRQVGESVDVGDKGEELARAEEAALRVVAPYVIDATLTDEGVRPAHIKDRIRALGPTVRPDLTLKPNDADAGNWVI, encoded by the coding sequence GTGAAGATTTTGACCGGCAATGACCTTGGCACCGGGGACGTGATCTGGTGGGCGGGCGACGGCTGGTCGCGGCAGGTCGGCGAATCCGTCGATGTGGGCGACAAGGGCGAAGAGCTTGCCCGTGCCGAGGAAGCCGCGCTGCGGGTGGTCGCTCCTTATGTGATCGACGCCACCCTGACCGACGAAGGTGTACGTCCGGCCCATATCAAAGACCGCATCCGCGCTCTGGGACCAACCGTGCGCCCCGACCTGACGCTTAAACCGAATGACGCCGATGCCGGCAACTGGGTGATCTGA
- the cobA gene encoding uroporphyrinogen-III C-methyltransferase has protein sequence MAEQLPATVFLVGAGPGDPELLTLRAAHLIAQADVIVHDGLVSTEILAMASVDAELISVAKQRSRHSVPQEGINALLVELALAGRNVVRLKGGDPFVFGRGGEEMEACRAAGVPVEIVPGISAAIGCAAQAQLPLTHRDAASAVTFVAGQCKGLTDQDWSGLAGHGRTLVIYMGVATAADIADKLIADGVSPAIPVAVLENGTRSDMRTLRTLLADLGDMVAREKVKSPALIVVGEVAAYALAQDVLAGWAAQVNNGAEMHS, from the coding sequence ATGGCCGAACAACTCCCTGCTACCGTCTTTCTCGTCGGCGCGGGTCCGGGGGATCCGGAACTGCTGACGTTGCGCGCTGCGCACCTGATCGCGCAGGCGGATGTCATCGTGCATGACGGATTGGTTTCGACCGAGATATTGGCCATGGCTTCGGTCGACGCTGAATTGATTTCCGTCGCCAAGCAGCGCAGCCGCCATTCGGTGCCGCAAGAGGGCATCAACGCCTTGCTGGTGGAACTGGCGCTTGCCGGACGCAATGTCGTGCGGCTGAAGGGCGGTGATCCTTTCGTTTTCGGTCGCGGGGGCGAGGAAATGGAGGCATGCCGCGCCGCTGGCGTGCCGGTCGAGATCGTGCCGGGGATCAGCGCGGCGATCGGCTGCGCGGCGCAGGCGCAGCTTCCCCTCACTCATCGTGATGCGGCGAGCGCGGTGACCTTCGTCGCGGGCCAGTGCAAGGGGCTGACGGATCAGGACTGGTCCGGGCTTGCTGGCCATGGCCGCACGCTGGTGATCTATATGGGCGTGGCGACGGCGGCGGATATAGCCGACAAGCTTATCGCCGATGGTGTGTCGCCTGCCATTCCGGTTGCGGTGCTGGAAAATGGCACGCGTTCCGATATGCGCACGCTGCGCACTCTGCTCGCCGATCTGGGCGACATGGTGGCACGTGAAAAAGTAAAAAGTCCGGCCCTGATTGTGGTCGGTGAAGTGGCGGCCTATGCGCTGGCGCAGGACGTGCTGGCTGGCTGGGCCGCACAGGTGAATAATGGGGCGGAGATGCATTCGTGA
- a CDS encoding family 43 glycosylhydrolase, protein MDLNEDNDVIISRRRALTLPLLASAWSAAPAVAREFGRGSRLQYTGNPLRLPMGICDPQIRIFDDVAWLYATHDASPTSRTFTMKDWQIWRSDNLVNWSHEGTLLPEQTYFGKPSSRCWATDAIRRNGKYYLYFSMGPEDIGVVVSDAPAGPWRDPLGKALIAKGQVPTETRDPGIFQEADGTSYIVFGTFDYYIARLSDDMISLAETPRKITIADPEGPYGPGKTDDKPFLHRRGKYYYLSWGTYYGIGTSPYGPFQCKGPLLLPENVEPSFLNDSSMRGRYAPPPGFKPKNWLNFDRHGSFFKWRGRWFFACNDQSQEGTTPLFRQSVIFDVHYLRDGRIAPLKLTANGVISPR, encoded by the coding sequence ATGGATCTGAACGAGGACAACGACGTGATCATCTCCCGGCGCCGCGCCCTGACCCTACCGCTTCTCGCCAGCGCCTGGTCGGCGGCTCCCGCCGTCGCGCGCGAATTCGGCAGGGGCTCAAGGTTGCAATATACGGGCAATCCGTTGCGCCTGCCGATGGGCATATGCGATCCGCAGATCCGCATTTTCGATGATGTCGCCTGGCTCTATGCCACCCATGACGCCAGCCCGACGAGCCGCACCTTCACGATGAAGGATTGGCAGATCTGGCGAAGCGACAATCTTGTGAACTGGTCCCATGAGGGCACGCTGCTCCCTGAACAGACCTATTTTGGTAAGCCGAGCAGCCGATGCTGGGCCACTGACGCGATCCGGCGCAATGGCAAATATTATCTCTATTTCTCCATGGGGCCTGAGGATATCGGTGTTGTCGTCAGCGACGCGCCCGCAGGCCCGTGGCGCGATCCGCTGGGCAAGGCGCTGATCGCCAAGGGGCAGGTTCCTACGGAAACCCGCGATCCCGGTATCTTTCAGGAAGCCGATGGCACCAGCTACATCGTGTTCGGCACTTTCGACTATTATATCGCGCGCCTGTCCGACGATATGATCTCGCTCGCCGAAACGCCGCGCAAGATCACGATTGCCGATCCCGAAGGGCCTTATGGTCCGGGCAAGACGGACGACAAACCATTCCTGCACCGCCGGGGCAAATATTATTATCTGTCATGGGGCACCTATTACGGGATCGGCACGTCGCCCTATGGCCCCTTTCAGTGCAAAGGCCCCTTGCTGCTGCCCGAAAATGTGGAGCCGTCTTTCCTCAACGACAGCTCAATGCGCGGCCGTTACGCACCGCCGCCGGGCTTCAAGCCGAAGAACTGGCTGAACTTCGACCGCCATGGCTCCTTCTTCAAATGGCGTGGTCGCTGGTTTTTCGCGTGCAATGACCAATCGCAGGAAGGCACGACGCCGCTGTTCCGCCAGAGCGTGATTTTCGACGTCCACTATCTGCGCGACGGCCGGATCGCGCCACTCAAGCTGACGGCGAACGGTGTCATTTCCCCACGTTAG